GTTTTGGCGGAGATCAAGCAAGATCTGGAGTCTTTCGTCGGTAACCGTATCCGGTTGAAAGCAAATCGTGGTCGCAATAAGGTGGTTGAACGGGTAGGGATACTGGAGCAGACTTACCCGAACATCTTTGTTGTCAAGCTTGACGAAAAGAAGGCCGAACGAAGAGTTTCATATAGTTATACCGATGTATTAAACGAGACGGTAGAGTTGATTGTTTGCCACCAGGACGGAGATATTAAAATCACCAGCTCACGTTAAACTACCAGGAAAATTTACCTGGTAGTTTTTTTCTTCCTTGTTTATTCTCTCAACACCAGTCACCACCCGCTACTGTTTTTCATACAATAACAACAGAGCGGGATGACCCCATGGGGGTGTGTTTGGTGAGGATGATGAGGGAAAAAGAACCTAAGCTTGGAATAGCCCTGGGTGGCGGAGGTTTACGTGGCGCGGCGCATATCGGCGTGCTCAAGGCACTGGAGCGAAACGGGATCAGACCGGACTTGATTGCGGGAACCAGTGCGGGTAGCGTTATTGCGGCCTTGTACGCCTGTGGAGTACCAATCGAAAAGATGGAACAAATTGCCCTTAATTTGCAGAAAAGAGACATTCTGGATTGGGATTTTCGGTTATGGGATGTGATGGTTTGGCTGTTGCGAACGATAATTATAACTTTGCCTTGTATTTCACTGCGGTGTAGTTCACTACAATGGCCAAAAGGTATTGTTAAAGGCGCCAAGATCGAACAACTGATTAAGGACCTGGTGGGGCCCAGGATTTGTAGCCAGGTGGAGATGCCGCTGGCCATTGTCGCCAGTGATATTAACTCTGGGGAAAGAGTGATTTTTACTAACTGGAGGCCGGTTCAACCTCCTGCTCTCCACCGTACCTGCCTGATCCACGACGCCCCAGTAGCGAATGCGGTGCGGGCCAGCATTTCGTTGCCTGGAATTTTCACGCCGGCTAATTATCAGGGACGAATGCTGGTAGACGGGGGCTTAACCGATTACGTACCGGTGGAAATCTTGCATGCGATGGGCGCCGATGTCATTCTGGCCGTAAATCTGGGATACATCAATCCCAATAAAATTGTTGATGATGTGGTTGAGGTCGTTCTTCGTTCTCTGGACATCATGATTGCTGAAACATCCGACGTTGAAGAAGACTGTTTTGCCGATTTGATTATTATTCCTCCTCTGGAGGATATCCATCTGACCGATATTCATCGCATTGCGGAATGTATTCAGAGCGGGGAAACAACGACCAATGAATGGATGCCACAAATTAAGAAAATGTTATTCGAAGCTAATCGGAAAGGCCGCTGAGATTCCTTGGCGGTCTTTCTATCTGGTTTTTTAACTTTTCCGGGGTGAACTCTTTAGCTGCACTTTGCATATGATATTAACACTACTGAAGGCGGGTTGGCGAACAACCGTAACCTTGAGGAGGAATTATTTAAATGGACGAAAGTGGCATGAACATCAAGTTTGGGACAGACGGTTGGCGGGGGGTAATCAGTGATGATTTTACTTTTGCCAACGCGCGGATAGTAGCTCAGGCCATTGCCGACTACTTGCTCGACCAGCAGAAAGGGCAGCGGGGGATCGTCATTGGTTATGACGCTCGCTTTTTGTCCGCCCGTTATGCAGAGGAAGTGGCCAGGGTGATCGCCGCGAATGGGATCAAGGTGTTCTTGTCCAACAAGGTTGCCGCTACTCCCGTTGTTTCATTTGCGGTGAAAAATCTCCGGGCCGGTGGTGGGTTGATGATCACCGCCAGCCATAACCCGGCCGATTATAACGGGATTAAGTTTAAAGGCGAATACGGGGGATCTGCTTTACCTGAGATGACCGCGCACATCGAAAAGTTGCTGCGCCGGACCCAGATCAAAACTGTACCGCTCAGTCACCCGCTAATTCACCGGTTTGATGCGGATGCGGATTACCTCAACCACCTGCGCCGGATCATCAACCGGTCGGCGATCTCAGCGGCCCGCTTTCGGGTGGTGGTTGATCCGATGCACGGGGCCGGCCGTGGGTATTTGCGGACTCTGCTCAAGGAACTTGGCATAGAAGTCGTGGAAATCAGGGGTGAGCCCCACCCTAGTTTCGGTGGAATTAACCCGGAACCAATTCCGCCCAACCTGGCGGCCCTCAGCCAGGCGGTACTTCGCTACAAGGCTCAGGTTGGCCTGGCAACTGATGGTGATGCCGACCGGATGGGCGCCGTGGATGATCGTGGTGAATTTGTAACCTCCCACTATATCTATGCTTTAATCCTCAGGCATCTGGTGGAGGAGCGTGGATGGCAGGGCGGTGTGGCGAAGACGTTTTCTACCACCCTGATGATTGACCGGCTGGCCCAAAAATATGGGCTGCGGGTGTTTGAAACACCGATTGGTTTTAAATACATCTGTGAGTTGTTCCTGGAGGAAGCAGAT
This sequence is a window from Bacillota bacterium. Protein-coding genes within it:
- a CDS encoding Veg protein; this encodes MAPKKVLAEIKQDLESFVGNRIRLKANRGRNKVVERVGILEQTYPNIFVVKLDEKKAERRVSYSYTDVLNETVELIVCHQDGDIKITSSR
- a CDS encoding phosphoglucomutase/phosphomannomutase family protein, which encodes MNIKFGTDGWRGVISDDFTFANARIVAQAIADYLLDQQKGQRGIVIGYDARFLSARYAEEVARVIAANGIKVFLSNKVAATPVVSFAVKNLRAGGGLMITASHNPADYNGIKFKGEYGGSALPEMTAHIEKLLRRTQIKTVPLSHPLIHRFDADADYLNHLRRIINRSAISAARFRVVVDPMHGAGRGYLRTLLKELGIEVVEIRGEPHPSFGGINPEPIPPNLAALSQAVLRYKAQVGLATDGDADRMGAVDDRGEFVTSHYIYALILRHLVEERGWQGGVAKTFSTTLMIDRLAQKYGLRVFETPIGFKYICELFLEEADLLMGGEESGGFTVRNHIPERDGILASLLLLEVMAVRKQNLRQLVQSLKQEIGSFYYERVDLPISGHQKETLMGHLQDHPPKNFGPLAVVQTKNLDGLKFMLESQGWILFRPSGTEPMVRIYVEADSEQKVKKVLEEGQKIYYRARRWGRLM